One Lutra lutra chromosome 7, mLutLut1.2, whole genome shotgun sequence DNA window includes the following coding sequences:
- the NIPA2 gene encoding magnesium transporter NIPA2 isoform X1 yields MIQGRGKYDFYIGLGLAMSSSIFIGGSFILKKKGLLRLARKGSMRAGQGGHAYLKEWLWWAGLLSMGAGEVANFAAYAFAPATLVTPLGALSVLVSAILSSYFLNERLNLHGKIGCLLSILGSTVMVIHAPKEEEIETLNEMSHKLGDPGFVVFATLVVIVLLILIFVVGPRHGQTNILVYITICSVIGAFSVSCVKGLGIAIKELFAGKPVLRHPLAWIMLLSLIVCVSTQINYLNRALDIFNTSIVTPIYYVFFTTSVLTCSAILFKEWQDMPIDDVIGTLSGFFTIIVGIFLLHAFKDVSFSLASLPVSFRKDEKAMNGNLSNMYEVLNNNEESLTCGIEQHSGENISRRNGNLTAF; encoded by the exons ATGATCCAGGGCCGTGGAAAATATGACTTTTACATTGGTCTGGGATTGGCTATGAGCTCCAGCATTTTCATTGGCGggagttttattttgaaaaaaaaaggtcttcttCGACTTGCCAGGAAAGGCTCCATGAGAGCAG GTCAAGGTGGCCATGCATATCTTAAAGAATGGTTGTGGTGGGCTGGATTGCTATCAA TGGGAGCCGGTGAGGTGGCTAACTTTGCTGCATATGCCTTTGCACCAGCCACCCTAGTGACTCCATTAGGAGCTCTCAGCGTCCTAGTAAG TGCCATTCTTTCTTCATACTTTCTAAATGAAAGACTTAATCTTCATGGGAAAATTGGATGTTTGCTAAGTATTTTAGGATCTACAGTTATGGTCATTCATGctccaaaagaagaagagattGAGACTTTAAATGAAATGTCTCACAAGCTGGGAGATCCAg GTTTTGTGGTCTTTGCAACACTTGTGGTCATTGTGTTATTGATACTAATCTTCGTGGTGGGACCTCGCCATGGACAGACAAACATTCTTGTGTACATAACAATCTGCTCTGTAATTGGAGCATTTTCAGTCTCCTGTGTTAAGGGCCTGGGCATTGCTATCAAAGAGCTGTTTGCTGGAAAACCTGTGCTAAGACATCCCCTGGCCTGGATTATGCTGCTGAGCCTTATAGTCTGTGTGAGCACACAGATTAATTACTTGAACAGGGCCCTGGATATATTCAACACTTCCATTGTGACTCCAATATATTATGTATTCTTTACAACATCAGTTTTAACTTGTTCAGCTATCCTTTTTAAGGAATGGCAAGATATGCCTATTGATGATGTCATTGGTACTTTGAGTGGCTTCTTTACAATCATTGTGGGAATATTCTTGTTGCATGCCTTTAAAGACGTCAGCTTTAGTCTAGCAAGTCTCCCTGTGTCTTTTCGAAAAGACGAAAAAGCAATGAATGGCAATCTCTCTAACATGTATGAAGTTcttaataataatgaagaaagcTTGACCTGTGGAATTGAACAACACAGTGGTGAAAATATCTCCCGAAGAAATGGAAATCTCacagctttttaa
- the NIPA2 gene encoding magnesium transporter NIPA2 isoform X2, producing the protein MRIKSIIYKEMKVNKSSLTASRLFFLRDHIKVTLGAGEVANFAAYAFAPATLVTPLGALSVLVSAILSSYFLNERLNLHGKIGCLLSILGSTVMVIHAPKEEEIETLNEMSHKLGDPGFVVFATLVVIVLLILIFVVGPRHGQTNILVYITICSVIGAFSVSCVKGLGIAIKELFAGKPVLRHPLAWIMLLSLIVCVSTQINYLNRALDIFNTSIVTPIYYVFFTTSVLTCSAILFKEWQDMPIDDVIGTLSGFFTIIVGIFLLHAFKDVSFSLASLPVSFRKDEKAMNGNLSNMYEVLNNNEESLTCGIEQHSGENISRRNGNLTAF; encoded by the exons TGGGAGCCGGTGAGGTGGCTAACTTTGCTGCATATGCCTTTGCACCAGCCACCCTAGTGACTCCATTAGGAGCTCTCAGCGTCCTAGTAAG TGCCATTCTTTCTTCATACTTTCTAAATGAAAGACTTAATCTTCATGGGAAAATTGGATGTTTGCTAAGTATTTTAGGATCTACAGTTATGGTCATTCATGctccaaaagaagaagagattGAGACTTTAAATGAAATGTCTCACAAGCTGGGAGATCCAg GTTTTGTGGTCTTTGCAACACTTGTGGTCATTGTGTTATTGATACTAATCTTCGTGGTGGGACCTCGCCATGGACAGACAAACATTCTTGTGTACATAACAATCTGCTCTGTAATTGGAGCATTTTCAGTCTCCTGTGTTAAGGGCCTGGGCATTGCTATCAAAGAGCTGTTTGCTGGAAAACCTGTGCTAAGACATCCCCTGGCCTGGATTATGCTGCTGAGCCTTATAGTCTGTGTGAGCACACAGATTAATTACTTGAACAGGGCCCTGGATATATTCAACACTTCCATTGTGACTCCAATATATTATGTATTCTTTACAACATCAGTTTTAACTTGTTCAGCTATCCTTTTTAAGGAATGGCAAGATATGCCTATTGATGATGTCATTGGTACTTTGAGTGGCTTCTTTACAATCATTGTGGGAATATTCTTGTTGCATGCCTTTAAAGACGTCAGCTTTAGTCTAGCAAGTCTCCCTGTGTCTTTTCGAAAAGACGAAAAAGCAATGAATGGCAATCTCTCTAACATGTATGAAGTTcttaataataatgaagaaagcTTGACCTGTGGAATTGAACAACACAGTGGTGAAAATATCTCCCGAAGAAATGGAAATCTCacagctttttaa